From the Stigmatella aurantiaca genome, the window TGCTGTTCGTCACCCACCCGTGGCCCGGTATGCTGCGCACGGTGTACGGCGATCCCGACCGCTACGTGAAGACGTACTTCAGCGAGCTGCCGGGCAAGTACTTCACCGGTGACGGCGCCCGCACGGACGCCGACGGCTACATCTGGCTCATGGGCCGCGTGGACGACGTGGTGAACGTCGCCGGCCACCGCCTGGGCACGGCGGAGGTAGAGAGCGCGCTGGTGGCGCACCCCCGCGTCGCCGAGGCGGCGGTGGTGGGCCGTCCGGACGATCTGAAGGGCACGGCGCTGGTGGCCTTCATCACGCTCAAGAAGGGCACGGTGCCCTCGCCTGAGCTGAAGAAGGAGCTGGCCACCCACGTGGCCAAGGAGATCGGCGCCATCGCCCGGCCGGATGAGCTCCGGTTCGCCGAGGCGCTGCCGAAGACGCGCTCGGGGAAGATCATGCGCCGGCTCCTGCGGGACGTGGCCGCGGGCAAGCAGAGCACCGGGGACACCAGCACGCTGGAGGACCTCAACGTCCTGGCGACGCTGCGTCAGGACGAGGAGTAGCCCGCCGCCCACCGGGATGCGCCGCCGCGGCGGCGCGCCCCGGGGATGTCTCAGCGCTTCAGGTGGGTGATGGCCTCGGCGAGCAGCGAGGCCACCCCACGCCGCACCACGTGCACGACCTTGCGGTTCAGCGGGGGAGGCATGTTGGTGTAGTGCTCGCTGACCTTGTGGTGCAGCTCCGTGGCGCCCCAGACGAGCACCAGGTCCGCCCAGTCCAGGTCATGCCGGGCCTTGTCCGCCGTGCGCCGCTCGGTGCCATCCACCATGCGCAGCTCCATGCGGGCTCCGAGCTGGGCCTCCAGCTCCTCGCGCACCGCGGGGGAGCCGCCGACCACCACCAGCTTGCGCACATTCTTGCGCTGGCAGGCCTCCAGGAAGTCCACCACCGCGCGCCGGTTGTCCGAGCCGCCACACCGCTCGCAGTGCGTGCGCGGCTCGACGGGCAGCGGCTCCCGGCCGCTGGCGTGGGCCACCGGCATGCAGGCCGGGGCGCCACAGACGAGGTAGAAGCGCTCGGCCAGCAGCGCCGTGGCGCGCTCCAGCTTCTGGTCGCTCATGCGCGACTTCTTGGGGTTGATGACCTTCTCATCCAGGAGGCACGCGCGGGCCCGGTCGCGCGAGGTGGAGGAGACGATTCCACGCTCGGCCAACCACTCCTCGATGTCCCGGTCCGCGCTCATGGAGGGTTCACGGGTGGAGCCGGGGGGAAGAGCTCCGCCTGGGCGGGCGGCTCTCCAAGGGCTTCCCGCACGGGCCCGAAGCTCCGGCGGTGGATGGGCAACACGCCCTTCGCCCGCAGGGCCTGCACGTGCTGGGGCGTGGGGTAGCCCTTGTGCGCCGCGAGCCCGTAGCCGGGATAGCGGGCATCCAGCTCGGCCATCATCCGGTCCCGCGTCGTCTTCGCGAGGATGGACGCCGCGGCGATGCTCATCGACAGCTCATCCCCATGCACGATGCCGCGCTGCGGACAGGGACACTCGGGGATCTTCCGGGCATCCACCAGGGCGTAGTCCGGGGTGAGCCCCAGCGCCAGCACCGCCCGCCGCATGGCCAGCAGCCCCGCGTGGTAGATGTTGAGGCGGTCGATCTCCTCCACCTCCGCGATGCCCACCGCCCAGGCGACCGCATCCTTCTTGATGAGGATGGCCAGTTCCTCGCGCCGCTCGGCATCGAGGATCTTCTTGGAGTCATCGAGCCCCTTGAGCCGGTAGCTCCGGGGCAGAATGGCCGCGGCGGCCACCACCGGGCCCGCCAGGGGCGCCATGCCCGCCTCGTCCACGCCCGCGACGCGCTCCAGGCCCTGCTCCCACAGCTCCGTCTCGTAGCGCAGCAGGTGGCGCAGCCGCTGGCCCTCGGCGCGGTTCTTCTCCTGCCGGCTGCGAATCCGCCGGGCGAGCAGCCGGGCCCCCTGACGACAGTCTGCTTCCAGGGCAGCCAGCAGTCCCGTGGGGACGGCCTGCGCACGCACCAGGTAGCGGTCAGTCAGCTCGGAAAGAGGGGCCCGGAGGAGTTGTTCTACGCTCGACATAGCCCTCAGAGGCTAGCGGCCTCGCCCTCGCGGGACAACCCATACCGGTGGGTTGCCTGCTCCAGGGCCTACCCAGTGCGTCGGCCCTGTCAACCGGCGTTCTCCAGCTCGGCCTCGGTGGCTGGCAAGAACCTCACGTCGAGGCGGTAGAGTCCGGTGGGCCCTGCGTTGTTCGAGTCCTCGGTGTCCAGGTGGAAATAGTAGCGCCCGGGCTCGAGGATGCTGTCGAAGCCGGCCATCACCGAGCTCCCCGCCGAGGAGTAGCTGTTGCAGAGCAGCTCGGCTCCCTCACACGAGCCCTTGCGGAGGGAGATGGCCGTATCGGCATAGGGGGCACCCAAGCCGTACTCGGGCTCGTTGTTGATCAACACGCGCCGCTTCTGGTGCAGCTGGAAGGTGAAGACCACGTCGGGGTGCGGGACGCTCGATGTCACCTTCCCGCACCGCAGCGCCGCATCGTCGCTGGCCTCTCGCAGGTCTCCTTTGAAGATGCCGCCCTCCGGTGGAATCTCATAGGCGGCCTCACACCCATCGTTTCCGGAGACCTCGCGCACCGGCCCGATCGAAGAGCGGAGCGTATAGTCGACCGCCGAATCCACGAGCAGCGCGTACTCGCCAGGGTCGACCTCCATGAGGATCTGCGGCTCCACGGTGGTGTGGGTCAAGAAGCCGCTCGTGGTGGTCTTGTCGCACTTGACCGAGGCTCCGCCGCAGCCGCCTTGCTTCAGGTGAAGCGCCGCCGTCGGTCTGCCCTTGCCAAACGAGCGGATCCACACCCGCGAGCGCTCCGTCGTGGTGAAGGTGTAGACCGCGTCTGGATTGGCGGCCTCGCTGCAGGAGAGCTGGAAGTCATCCTGAAGGCCCTTCATCGAGCCCTCGAAAAGTCCTCCTCCGGAAGGCAGCGGCGCCGGCGACTCGCAGGTGTCATTGCCCGTGACGTGAGGCACCTCGTCCGTGAGCGAACAGGCGCCGCCTGCGAGAACCGGCAGCAGGATGAGAAGGGTGAATCGGAGCATGCGGGGTCCTCGAAAGAGAGGCATATGGAGCTTTGACCGCAGCGCTGAGGTTCGGATCGGCCCACTCTCCAAAAGAGAAGGCGCTCTCTGGGACATCCCAGCACTTCTCCCTTCCCACCTGAAATGAGCGGAGTGGAGGCGGCGGGAATCGAACCCGCTCCGGACGGTGCGAAACTCCCAGCGGAATCGCGCCCTTACCTCGTAACCGCCCGGAACGACTTGGATTTGGTATCCCGCCGCGTCCCATGCAATCCCGCCCTGTTCCAGCCTGTTCCGCACTCTCACGCGACATAGACGCAACATGGCGGAGAGGGGCGGCCATAGGGAGCGCCGTGCGGTGGGAGTTCCTATAGGCTGCTAATACGACTTGGTCGCTTCGGATGCTCACCCATGGCGATTCATCTTGGGAAATCGCTGGGTTCCCGACGGAAGTGCCCGAGTAATACTAACGCTACCTACCAAAATTGGATCGACCCTCAATGAACACAGAGGAATGGGCCTATAGCGTTAGTTGCAGCGATAGCCAATGTTACAGCCGTTCAGGTACCAAGCGTCGATGATGCGTTCGACATGGGTTTGCCCCTTTGCCAAGCTGACGTTCTTCGTAACGTTGGTCGGGCGCCAGTTCGCCACGCGCGTCATGTTGGGGAATCGCTCCGGCAGCAACAGGATAAGAGTCACCGAAGCAGCCTCCACGCCAACCAGAGTAATGACTCGCGGCACAGTGAAGTCGTTATTCGGGTTCGTATACTCCTCCCATGTGGCACGGACTCGCCCGCCACACAACAGGGTCTTGTCTAGAAGCGGTTGAATGTCCTGCTTGAACTCGTTGGCTCGGCTCCACCCTTCAGGAATCACAATCTCAGCGGTCATCGCCCCTCCAATGAGCTAGGTTACAATGGCAACGCTAAACCACGAATGCCTTTGTTCGCAACAGCGAAATTTGCTTCAAGCTAGCTCACCGACAGCAGGCCCCCACATCACATGGCGACGCCAAATGCAGTGCGCGGCCCTAGGCACAGACGTTGAGTGCGGGAAGCGCGCCTATGACGTCCTACTGCACTCTATATCTTCTGTAGACCTTTGGAGACTCATCTCGTCAGCCCCTATTGCATATATTTCCATAGCTCACAGATAAATCAGCCTTCGCCTCGATTCCATGGCTTCGGCCACACTGAGTGCGCCTATTACGAAAAAGATTCGGAGCGCTCTCCCGTGGGAAGAGGCGCCCCAAGAGGTCTTTTTGTTAGCCGCTCAGGGCCCCCCTTTAAACCTCGAGGCTCAGCACGGGCGGCCTGCTACTTGGCCGTGGTGACTTCGTGGACCCGCCTTTTCGGCAGGGCGCTATCCAGGCCCGTGTTGGCCATGTGGTTCCCAGCCTCGTTCATGACGCGCGTGACTTCCTTGATCGCATCGTCAGGGCTGAAAGCCATCTCCCCCAGCCAATGCCGCAGATCGACCACCAGTTCCCCGGCCGTCTGGTAGCGCTTGCTCAGCGAGGGATGAAGGAGCCTGTGGAGCGTCATGCGCAGTCCTTCCGGGAGACTGGCCGTCGCGCGCTCGACATCCGCTTCCGTGTAGGTCGCCGCGCGCCAGATTGCATCCTCCAGAAGGCGCGAGCCCTTCGAAAGCCGAGCCCGTTTGATGGACCGCTTGACTCGGCGGAGCTTCGTCGCGGAGAGGGACACCTTGACCTCGGCGGTCAGAGAGTCCGGCGCATCGAGCAGGTTTTTCCCGGTAGACAGTTCGAGCAAGGTCATCCCCAGGGAGAAGAGATCCGCTCGCGCATCAACGCGCTTGCCCAGGATCATTTCCGGCGAGGAGTAGAAACCATCCCCGTTCAAGCGTCGGACGGTGGAGGGAATGCGTCCCGGTAGGGCGGAGAGGGAAAGACCGAAGTCCGAGACTCGGATCATGCCGTTCCATTCCAGGTAGATGTGATCCGGATCGATGGACCGGTGAACGATGTTCAAAGGGCACCCCTGCTCGTCCTTTGCCGCGTGCGCGTACTCCAACACGTCCGCCACCCGGGCACCGATATACATGGTGAATTGCGGCGTGTACCAATGGCGGCACTCCCCCACAAGGTTGATGAGGGTGCTCAGCGTGTTGCCGCGTGGATAGTCGGTGATGACGTACCAAGTCCCTTCGGTCTTCTTCAAACCGTGGACCCGATGGACCCCAGGGTGTTCAAGGTGCTTGGCCAAGCGCACCTGCTCTTCGAGCTTCGCCCTTGCGCGCAGGAGCTTCGTGATCGGAAGGCTGCTCGAACCGCCTACTGCGCTGAGCAGAACCTTGTCCTTCGTCTGTTCGCTGATGCGCTGCCGTGCAATTAAGCGGCTGACCCCGCGTTCATCGACCCCCAAGTCTTCGCGCACCTCGTACTGAATGCCGTCCAGTTCGAAGAGAACCGCCCCCTTCGGAACACCGAAAACGCCCTTCGTCATGTTCGTCCCTCCGCTCGCGCGGCACCAAGCCGACGCAAAGTAGAGGAATACTACCCGCAGGATTGGGCGAAAAGGAACTACCCCCGAGGTGAGAAGCTGTCGCGCGTGCGGAAGCGTGACGAGCAGGCGGCTACCCGTCACGTCCTGACGCCCGGGAGTCAGGGCCAGCGATCCACGACTGTGCCCACATTGAAATTGCCAGCTTGCACGCGGCCGTCCTTGAACCCGTAGGAACGGCTCTCCACCACGAAGCAAACAGGTCTCTCGTCCTGCCCAGGGAGCTTCACACGATCGTACCGGATGACCAGCGCCGGCCCGTCAGAGCGGCCCATCTTGTCGGAGAGGTAGTAAGCCTTGCCGTAAAAGCGTGTTCCGGGGGGCGCCACTTCGAGCTGTCTCCGGTCGAGCCCCTCCATTTTCGGGACGACCCCCACCACGTCAGAGCCGGCGGTGAACCAAATCTTCCCCTCGATGTTGTGCCGGTCGTCGAGCACGAGGTCGAAGCGGTCGCCGTCCTCCCAGTGAAGCTCTTTCACCATGGCACGCGCGGCCCCAGAGGGGCAGGTGAAGGACTCGGGGCGAATTTGAGAGCCAGGGCAGCCAGCCGCCAGGGCCGCGACGAGCGACATCGCGGCGCACTCGGCAGCGCTAAACCCCTTCTGTACGCGCATGGGGAGCCTCTGGGATGGAATTTCAGGTGTCGTCTTCACGGTGGAATCTTCCTTCTGGCC encodes:
- a CDS encoding ribonuclease HII → MSSVEQLLRAPLSELTDRYLVRAQAVPTGLLAALEADCRQGARLLARRIRSRQEKNRAEGQRLRHLLRYETELWEQGLERVAGVDEAGMAPLAGPVVAAAAILPRSYRLKGLDDSKKILDAERREELAILIKKDAVAWAVGIAEVEEIDRLNIYHAGLLAMRRAVLALGLTPDYALVDARKIPECPCPQRGIVHGDELSMSIAAASILAKTTRDRMMAELDARYPGYGLAAHKGYPTPQHVQALRAKGVLPIHRRSFGPVREALGEPPAQAELFPPAPPVNPP
- a CDS encoding serine/threonine protein kinase codes for the protein MTKGVFGVPKGAVLFELDGIQYEVREDLGVDERGVSRLIARQRISEQTKDKVLLSAVGGSSSLPITKLLRARAKLEEQVRLAKHLEHPGVHRVHGLKKTEGTWYVITDYPRGNTLSTLINLVGECRHWYTPQFTMYIGARVADVLEYAHAAKDEQGCPLNIVHRSIDPDHIYLEWNGMIRVSDFGLSLSALPGRIPSTVRRLNGDGFYSSPEMILGKRVDARADLFSLGMTLLELSTGKNLLDAPDSLTAEVKVSLSATKLRRVKRSIKRARLSKGSRLLEDAIWRAATYTEADVERATASLPEGLRMTLHRLLHPSLSKRYQTAGELVVDLRHWLGEMAFSPDDAIKEVTRVMNEAGNHMANTGLDSALPKRRVHEVTTAK